GCTTGACGGGATTCAGGTGGAGACCGCACTGGCCAGAGTAAGCGGCAAAATCGCTATTTTGCGCCAAATGCTAGTTCATTTCCTGAAGGATTACGAGGGCTTCGCGGACAAGCTGATCGAGGAGTTGACGAATGGCCAGTCTGCAACCGCGAGACGGATGATCCATACGCTGATGGGGGCCGCCAGCCACTTGTCGGCGAATGATGTGGTGCAGGCCGCTGCAAGGCTGAACGAGATTCTGAAGAAAGAGGATGGGGAAGAGGATTGGAAGGCGCCGGCCGAATTGCTGAAAAAGGAGCTTGACCGCGTGATAACCGGTCTGGAGCATGCATCAATATCAACATTCGACAGTTTCTCCTAACAATCTTCTAACATTTTATTGTTAACCCTTACAATCGTATTGTATATTAGAGATAGATTTATATTATTTGACAGAAATCTTCTTTCCCTAAGGGGTGGCGCCGGTGTATAAAGTTTTAGTAATTGAAGATGACGTCATGATGAGGGATATGCTGTCGATGTACTTGTCAGAAGAAGGGTATTCGGTTAGGCAAGCAGGAACGGGTGAAGAAGGCTTGCGGATCGTTCAGGAATTTGCGCCTGATGTTGTCTTGCTTGACCTGATGCTGCCTGATATGGATGGTATGGGGGTTTGCGCCTCTATTCGTGAACGATCGCATGTACCTATTATGATTTTGTCGATGAAAAGCGAAGTCTCCGAACGCGTTCAGGCCTTGAAGGCCGGCGCGGATGATTATATGTGCAAGCCCTTCAGCATGCATGAAATGACGGCGAGAGTGGAAGCCTTGATCCGTCGTTCCCAGTTTAGTGCGACGGAAGCAGAGGCGGCTAGCGCGTCGGAAGCAGAAGAAGCGGATCTTGCGCCGATTCAGCTGGACTCCGAACGCAGAATGCTTCTTGTCAGAGGCAAGCTGATTGAGACAACCTTTTCTGAATTCGAGATGATGAAACTCTTCTTATCCCATCCGGGCAAGGTATTCAGCAGGGAGGAACTGATCAATACGATTAGAGGGTTCGATTCTTTTGTAACGGACAGAGCTATTGATGTACATATTGTTAACCTGCGCAAAAAAATCGAGCAAAACCCGAAAGAACCCCGTTTAATCCGTACGGTATGGGGCTTTGGTTACAAATATACGACCGACCACAGTCAGGAACATGATTAAGGTAAGCGACCTAAAGATCACCTCCGCTGCAGGGTGATCTTTTTTATACCCACTTGTCCGAATGCTGGCAAATACCTAACATACTTCTAAAGAACAATCCGCAATTTTTCTAATACTTATATGGGACTATAGGATTAACAGTAATGACAAAAGGATGGTGTAGCAATCGTGCATGGGTTAGCCAGTTTACCTGAACGGCAGGAGGCTTATGCTCAGCTGGAGGTGGCTTTGAGCCGCGCGCGGGCATCAGGACAGCGGCTCGTTGTGGCGTTGATTCAGATCGATCGTTTCTATGGTGTGAATGAGGCTAAGGGCTTAGAGGCAGGCAACCAGGTACTTGAAAGTATCGGAGGACGGTTAAGTCAAGGGGCGGATACGGCCTTTGTTACCTTGATCAGCGGCGATACTTTTTTAATGGCTAGAGAAATCGGATACTCGCAGGCGGAATGTGCCAACGCGGTGGAAGAGATGAAATATGCAGCGCAATACCCGGTTTCCTATGAGGGAGCGGAATTGAATTTGACCTCAAGCATTGGTACCTGCCTGTTCCCTCAGAACGGACGGACAAGCGAGAGACTGCTCGGGCATGCCGAGACAGCGCTCTTCAAATCGCGGGAGCAGGGCGGCAACCGGATTACGTTTTACAGCGAGGAAGAGACGGCCCAGATGAACCGTTGGCTGGAGGTTGGAGCATTGCTGCGTCCGGCCCTTTATTTGCGTCAGTTCCATCTTAGCTATCAGCCGATCTTCCGCACGGAAGGCGGTCGTCTTCGCGGCTTTGAAGCGCTTCTGAGATGGAATCAACCGGAGCTTGGGGCGATTTGGCCGGCGGAATTTATCCCGATTGCCGAGCAGAACGGCTTGATCGTGCCGATAGGCGAGTGGGCGCTGCGCGAGGCCTGCAAGATGCTGGCGGGTATGCAGGAGTATGGCCTGAAGGAGCTTGTTATCGCGGTTAATGTGTCGCATGTCCAGCTGATGGACAACAGCTTCTGCAGCATGGTTGCCCATGTGCTGGAGGAGGCGGGGATCGAGCCTTCTTGTCTGGAACTTGAGGTGAAGGAGGATGTTATTCTTCATTTCACCGAAAAAACATTAGCCGCACTGAGTCAGCTGCGCGCGTTAGGCGTCAGAATTACGCTGGATAACTTCGGAGAGGGCTATGCCTCGCTTGCGAACCTGAAGCAGCTTCCGGTCAACAGCGTAAAAATCAGCAAATCGTTCATCCGCCAGATTGATGTGCAGAGCGTGGAACGCCATATCGTTGAAGCGATGATCGGGCTTCTGCACAAGCTGGAGATTGAGGTTATTGCGGGCGGCGTCGAATACGAGGAGCAGTATAAATTGCTGAAGGAATGGAACTGCGACTTTGTGCAGGGCTTCCTCCTGGGATCTCCGATGCAGCCGGATTTGCTCGACATGTCGATCATCCGGAAGTCGCCGCAAACGGCGTAAATAGTAAACAAGGTAAAATCTAAAAGCCCTGAACGATTCGCGCTTGGCGGATCGTTCAGGGCTTTCGTATTTGCCGGGTCATTGGTTTGTTGTTTGGTTAATACGTTGTTAGCTCACTTCAAGATACAGCTTCGTCCCGTCGTTATATTGGAAAATGGCAACATCGCGGACAACCTCGACCTTCGATATACGTTTCCACTTTTTGCGGAAATCGAAGTTGTATTCCATCTCGACTAATTTATGATGAAGTTGTTCAACGGAAGCCGCCTGTTCGTTAACGTAATAAACGGGAACCGAACGGTCTTTGAAGGTAATGATTTTCATCATACCATTCGCACCTCCACTCGTTTTTTTTCCAGTTTACTAGAAACGTTTTAGCCGCTTATAAAAAGGTCATAAGGTTATTGTTTAATTTGCTAACATTCTCCTAACAATTCCCTTAGCTGCTGTAGCTGCCATATTTTTTCTTGTAATGGCTGTGACCGTATGGGGGTTGCTTCGGCGGATAATAGTTTCCTTTTTTGTAATCGCTGCTGCTATGACTGTAATGACCGTTATGGCCATTATGGCCGTGGTGTCCATGTTTGTTATAGTGTTTACCGGTAACGGAGCCGAGGAGTCTTTGTAACAAATGTCTAATCATGGGATAACCTCCTACCTATAATTAAGTCTTTGTTAAGGAATTGAAACATCTTAGACTTACGAAATATTACGCAGGCCGCTAAACGCTGGTTTCATGAAAAACACCCACTCCGCTCCTCCATGGGGAAACCAAACCTGCGCGCCTCCCGTATGCAAAGGGCAAGGAGGGATTCCTATCTGGTGGAAGCAATGGATTAATAATTGGATAGACTACCCGCTGGGACAAGGGATAGTCTGGGGCAGGACTTACCGGATCGAGGAATTTCTAGGGATGGGCAGCTATGGTCAGGCTTACCGATGTACGGACTTACGGAGCGGCGAGACCGTTCTTCTGAAACGGGCAAAACCAAGCAAGCGCGATACCGGCCGGAGATTGCTAAGGCGGGAGGCCGATATTCTTCAGCAGCTTAACCATCCGCAGATGCCGAAGCGGTTGGACTGGGTTGTCCACCGCCGGGAAGAAGCGCTTGTTATGACTTATGTAGAAGGCGTTACGGCAGAACAAGCCGCTCTGCTGGAGGAGAGAACCTTCACGCAGCTGGAAGCCCTGCGAATCGTAGAGGCTTTGTTATCGCCTTTGAAGCATATGCACGAAGCAGGTTATGTGCATCGGGATGTACGAATTCCGAATGTTGTGATGAATAGCAAGGGGATTTATCTGATCGATCTAGGCCTAGCCTGCAGGATTGGCGAAAAGAATCCTGACGGGCGGGAAGAGTCAGTCATGCCAAGCGGCTTCGCCGACAGTTGGGGAGCTGTAAAGTTCCGCATGCGCCAGCCGGACCGGAACAGCGATTTATATGGCCTCGGACATCTTTTCCTGTTCCTGATGTATGCCGGATATACGCCCCAGGAAGGCGAGAAGGAACGGAGCTGGGAGGAGGAGCTGACGCTTGCGCCGGAAATCAGGGGCTTTGTTCGGGGATTGCTTGACAGCAGATGGCAGACGGCAGCCGAATGCGAGCGGGTATTAGGTAAGATCCTGGAGCATTATTCCTCGGGAAATAACGAATAAAACAGCAAAATGTCGAATATTATATGCGGTTGACTTTTACTCCCAAAATTCGTATCCTAAATATTGTCTCGCTGATGTAGCTCAGGGGTAGAGCAACGCACTCGTAATGCGTAGGCCGGGGGTTCAATTCCCTTCATCAGCATCATTTTACGAATAGTCCGTTAAATCAACGTTTTTCCAGCGTTGAATGTTACGGATGGACATACGGGGGCTACGCACTCCGCGCAAGTATTCGGACATGCGTAGCCCCATAATACGAGACCTTTTCGCGAAAGCTGCGAAAGGTCTTTAAGTTGTCAAATCAATGTATCCCTTACATTCAAATAATTATGCGATACCAATCTAAAAGTGCATTTTTAACTGTGGTTTTAATCTCTTTTTCGATGAAACTTCCTGAGTATATACGGGTCGAAAACGAATCATGCACAGCATCGATGTTGATGCTGTCTAAACTGGTTGCCGACACCCAAAGGCCATATATTCTTGAGTTTGCATACGAGATATAAATAGCTCGAGATCTATTCGATTGCATTTCTAAAGAACGATCAGTATCAACAAATGCTTTAATAACAGGCAACATTTCAGACTTCACACGCTTTATCACGTCGTTTACATCATCTTGTTCCCTGTGGTTTTTGCTCTTTTTCTCATTCTTTAATTTCTTCATTTGGTCTCGGAAGTCTGCGAAATCATCCTCTTTGCTCATTTAGTTTTACTCCCCTCTCCAAATGTAATGCCTTAGCAGGGCTGCGTATCTCATGATGGTCTGTATGCCCGTGGATTCTCATTAAAAAGGGTACGGATTATTTTCCGTACCCTCTAAATACGCACCTGCAGAATGGATTTGACTTAGCCTCGAGGTGCATGCAACGAGATGGCTTGAATACTGCGAGGGTTAATGAACAAGACTTCGTTATTGACCAAGAACAATGCAGAATTCCCTTCAAATCCAAGGAATGTAGCATTGATCCCACGTGGACCAGTGTGGTCAAATACAACGTCTACACGTACTCCTGGAGAGAGACGGAATAGAATGCTTGGAGCTCCACCAAACCCTCCACTAAAACCAGAACCGCAACTCATATTTTTTTCCTCCCTTCAATGATTCTCATACAAAATATGAGAGTTTGCTAGCAAACGACAAGGCTAATCTACTAATGAATTAATGGATTTTATGAGATTAAGAGAGTACTAATCAGGCAATCGCAGAAAGGTATTGACTTAACATTGATCTCTGTGATTTCGAGGTGCATGCAACGAGATTGCTTGAATACTACGAGGATTAATGAACAAGACTTCATCATCGACCAAGAACAGTGCAGAATTCCTTTCAAATCCAAGGAATGTAGCATTGATCCCGCGTGGACCAGTATGGTCAAATACAACGTCTACACGTACCCCTGGAGAGAGACGGAATAGAATGCTTGGAGCTCCACCAAACCGATCGAAATTACCAGCACCACAACCACAACTCATATATTTATCCTCCTTCAATTCTCATACAAATCATGAAAGGTTAACAAACGACAAGGATAGAATTCTTCTCTTTAATTTCGAGATGAATGCACAGAGATTGCTTGAATACTACGAGGATTAATGTACAAGACTTCGCAATTGACCAAAAACGTTGCAGAATTCCCTACGAATCCAAGGAATGTAGCCTCGATCCCACGTGGACCAGTGTGGTCAAATACAACGTCTACACGTACCCCTGGGGAGAGACGGAATAGAATGCTTGGAGCTCCACCAAACCCTCCAGTATTACCAACACCACAACCACAACTCATTTATAAATCCTCCCTTCAATGACTCTCAAACAAACTATGAGAGTCTGCTTTTATACTATTCAGATTTGAAAGAGAGGTATGGACGAGTGACTTAGTCGAAACGCATAAATTACTAGACATATAGATATATAGAGCAAATTATTTAGGCAACGAATGAATATTTATCCTCGGACTGGTAAAAGATAACTTGGAAATTACGCCCCAAGGAGGATAACATGAACAAATCAATGATGCTGTGTTCGCTTGGCTTCCTCGTCGCAAGCTGCGGGTTTTCCAGTGCAGCAATGGCAAGCCAAGGACATGGCCACCACACTCGCAGTCATGTGATGGAAGCAAAAGCGGCTTTTATCGATACGAAAGGCAATCAGATCGGGACTGTCGTATTGACGGAGGAAAAAGACGGCGTGCATCTGAAGCTGGAGGCCAAAGGCCTTACTCCAGGCGTTCACGGCATTCACTTCCATAATGTCGGCAAATGCGAGGCACCGTCCTTCGAATCCGCTGGCTCCCACCTGAATCCGAAGAACAAACAGCATGGCTTTGATAATCCGCAGGGCTTCCATGACGGCGATCTGCCGAATATTACGGTAGACAAAGACGGCACTGTGAAGGCAGACATTATTTCGAAAAATGTAACGCTCGATACAGAGGCGCCAAACTCGCTGCTTCCAGCGGCCGGCACCGCGCTTGTTATTCATGAAAAAGCGGATGACTATAAGACTGACCCATCAGGCAATTCTGGCAGCCGCATAGCCTGCGGCGTAATCCAGCACTAACATACAAAAAGGCACAGCCGTCCTCATTGGACGGCTGTGCCTTTTTCGATTATTCGCGGTCGATCATATCACTTTCCTCTTTTTATAAACGTCTGCTTTACCAGCTGGCTTCCGTACACGGAAAAGGCTCCGCATAAAATCCCCTGCAGTACGCTTTCCACATGAAAGCCTAAGATGAGACAGGCACAGAGGATGGCTACCGCCGTAACCGCATACACAATGGTCCAATCAGGCACAATCGGTGTCTGCTTCAGCATATAACCGATTACCCAGCAGGCTGCCACAACAATCACTAACCGGGGATCGATGAGACTCGTAATACTCTCCCACGACATACCGCCACTTCCTTCGCTCCACGCTTTATCATCGTACTTTATTCTATGAAACTATGGAGCTCAATGAGCGGGCTTCAGTACATGGCCAATAAATAAAGCGCGATGCTCCGAATCCCCGGAACCCGCGCTGTTGCTGGCTTTATAAGAAAGCTGATGAGGGCTGACAGTGCCTTTTACACTTATTCATCCGCCTACGCATACGATATGTAAGATACGGTACAGGAGGCGAATGACAATGCCGATTATCCCAAACTTCCCGCGGGAATGGATGGAGGAGCATACAGTATGGCATCATCAGCATCATGTGACGCCGGGCACTATACCTCCGGTCGGGTTTGGCGAGCAGTTCTTACGGTTCCACAGAAATTATATCAATAAGGTGTATAACTGGTTCGACCGTGTGGGCTACGACAAAAGGGTCGTTGCCGGCTGGCCGGAAATGCCGGCTGGAATATTACGGGCGCCATGCATGAACCAGCAGGCATTATACCGGATTCTTTACAATCCGCGATCATTTTCTTCGCTTGACGAGTTTGGCCGGTTTATAGAGTACAGCGGTGTTCACGGCTGTATCCATGCCACCGCTGCGCGATTGTATAACAACCCGGAGATCGATAACTTTGACCTGTGCACAAGGCAGACCGAGTTCTACAACATCCATGGCATGGTTGATCAATGGTACCGGAACTGGGAAGCTGCCTGGGGAGTCCGCTCCGACAGCTTTGACAGCAGCGCCGGCAAGCCAGTATTCCCAAGCGGCGTATCGGTTACGTACAATCGCGCAAAGCCCTCATTATCGACGCGTAGTAGCTCGGTTCCCGAGGTACGAATTCAGCAGCTCGGACGGCTCGCGTCGCCTTGGATAGGCCACCATCAGCCGTTGACGCAACGCCCTCGCAAATCAGCTCCGGCAATTCCTCCTCGAAAAGCCGGATCATCAGCTCGACGTCGGCCTCGAATACAGCCGCCACTTCTTCAGCTTGCAGCTTTAAATCGCCTAACGGCAATGAGCATACAAGCGCGAAAACGTCGCTGACTTCGCGGTCGATAAAAGGCACGCCTTTTACTTCGCCGGACATTTCCTTGCGTGCTTCGCCAAGAGGAATCAGCTCTTCGAAGCGGGCAGCAACGCCAAGCTCCTCTTCGATCTCGCGGACCGCATCCTGCATGGTCTCGCCGGCCGAGAGGTGACCGGCGGCCGTAATATCGTAATAGCCGGGATAGGTATCCTTCCCGGCTTGGCGCAGCTGGAACCGCACGAAGCGGCGGTTCTCCTCGCGGCGCGTCAGCCAGCAGTGAAAGGACCTGTGCCAATAGCCTAGCGCATGGGTCTCGCTACGGCTTGCGGTGCCAAGCGGGTTAAGCTGTTCGTCATAAATATCGAACCGTTCTTCTGCCATTGGGACCTCCATCTTTTATCCGAATACTAGCTGCTTGTTGCCGTTCCTTCTTCCAGTACGGAAGTACAATGCTTGCAGCGAGTAGCTTTAATCGGAATTTGGGACAAGCAGTACGGGCATTCTTTTTCCGTCGGCTCCGCAGGCGCAGCGACTTCTTCGGGTTTCATGCGACGTAAAATATTAATCCCTTTAACCAGCAGGAAAATACATACGGCAACGATGAAGAAGTCCAGCAATACGTTAATAAACTGGCCGTACGCGATAACGGCTACGCCGTATTTGGTCGCATCGGTAAGGGTGTGGATGTCGTGCGTCGTAACGCCTGCCGGCAAAGGCTTGTCCGAACCCAAGTTAATGAATAAGTCCTTGAAATCCGCGCCGCCGAGCATACGCCCGATGGGAGGCATGATGATATCGTTGACGAGAGAGGTAACGATTTTGCCGAAGGCACCGCCGATAATAACACCGACTGCAAGATCGATTACATTCCCTTTAATGGCGAATTCCTTGAACTCCTGAATGATTTTTCTCATAATAAAACTCCTCCTACAGTGACAATGGAGCTGATTCTTTCGCAGAAAGCATTCTACTTCCTACTATAACCAAACTCTATGCAATCTACTCTACTATATTAGTCGATCTTGCTTCTGATAGAAAGTGTAGCAGTCCAAGAGGACCAAATTGGTATCTAGAAAAATGCAACTTCCCTCCCCGGTGCGCCGTAGTAGGCTTAAGCAATAATTAATCCAACGATAAGAGCGAAGGGATGGATGACATGTTTAATCGTTTATTGGCCAGTATTGGAATTGGTTCCGCCAAAATCGATACGCTTCTTGAAAAGTCACAATACGTGCCTGGCGAAGAGGTCCGGGGTGTAGTCAATATTCGAGGGGGAAACGCTCCGCAAAACATAGATACCATTCAAATGTCAGTCATGACCGAATACATCCGCGAAAGCAACGACAATAGATTCAGACAGCACGGGGAAATCGGGCGCTATGATGTGAGTACGCCTTTTACCCTGGAGGCTGGCGAGACCAAGGAAGTGCCTTTCAGCTTCCGCTTGCCGTATCAAACGCCGCTTACGATTGGCAGAGCACCCGTATGGGTAAAAACCGAGCTGGAGGTGCGCGGCGGCGTTGATCCGGGGGATAACGACCGGATCGATGTTCTGCCTACCAGCGCCATTAACACGGTGTTTCATGCTCTGGATCTTCTTGGTTTCCGGCTGCGTCAGGCGGAATGCGAATATTCCCCGCGGCATGGCGGCGAAATGCCGTTTGTGCAGGAGTTTGAATTTGTGCCAACCGGCCAGTTCCGAGGTCAGCTCGATGAGCTGGAGGTTATGTTCTATTCTTCCGATCGCGAGCTGGAGCTGCTGCTTCAGGTTGACCGAAGAGCGCGGGGGCTAGGCGGTTTGTTTGCGGAGGCGCTTGACCTGGATGAGACGTTTGTACGCTGCAGATTTACCGAAGAGCAGCTGCAGGCAGGACCGGCGGTTATTGCCCGTCAGCTGTCTGA
This region of Paenibacillus sp. JDR-2 genomic DNA includes:
- a CDS encoding response regulator transcription factor; protein product: MYKVLVIEDDVMMRDMLSMYLSEEGYSVRQAGTGEEGLRIVQEFAPDVVLLDLMLPDMDGMGVCASIRERSHVPIMILSMKSEVSERVQALKAGADDYMCKPFSMHEMTARVEALIRRSQFSATEAEAASASEAEEADLAPIQLDSERRMLLVRGKLIETTFSEFEMMKLFLSHPGKVFSREELINTIRGFDSFVTDRAIDVHIVNLRKKIEQNPKEPRLIRTVWGFGYKYTTDHSQEHD
- a CDS encoding putative bifunctional diguanylate cyclase/phosphodiesterase, with the protein product MHGLASLPERQEAYAQLEVALSRARASGQRLVVALIQIDRFYGVNEAKGLEAGNQVLESIGGRLSQGADTAFVTLISGDTFLMAREIGYSQAECANAVEEMKYAAQYPVSYEGAELNLTSSIGTCLFPQNGRTSERLLGHAETALFKSREQGGNRITFYSEEETAQMNRWLEVGALLRPALYLRQFHLSYQPIFRTEGGRLRGFEALLRWNQPELGAIWPAEFIPIAEQNGLIVPIGEWALREACKMLAGMQEYGLKELVIAVNVSHVQLMDNSFCSMVAHVLEEAGIEPSCLELEVKEDVILHFTEKTLAALSQLRALGVRITLDNFGEGYASLANLKQLPVNSVKISKSFIRQIDVQSVERHIVEAMIGLLHKLEIEVIAGGVEYEEQYKLLKEWNCDFVQGFLLGSPMQPDLLDMSIIRKSPQTA
- a CDS encoding serine/threonine protein kinase — translated: MGQGIVWGRTYRIEEFLGMGSYGQAYRCTDLRSGETVLLKRAKPSKRDTGRRLLRREADILQQLNHPQMPKRLDWVVHRREEALVMTYVEGVTAEQAALLEERTFTQLEALRIVEALLSPLKHMHEAGYVHRDVRIPNVVMNSKGIYLIDLGLACRIGEKNPDGREESVMPSGFADSWGAVKFRMRQPDRNSDLYGLGHLFLFLMYAGYTPQEGEKERSWEEELTLAPEIRGFVRGLLDSRWQTAAECERVLGKILEHYSSGNNE
- a CDS encoding superoxide dismutase family protein → MNKSMMLCSLGFLVASCGFSSAAMASQGHGHHTRSHVMEAKAAFIDTKGNQIGTVVLTEEKDGVHLKLEAKGLTPGVHGIHFHNVGKCEAPSFESAGSHLNPKNKQHGFDNPQGFHDGDLPNITVDKDGTVKADIISKNVTLDTEAPNSLLPAAGTALVIHEKADDYKTDPSGNSGSRIACGVIQH
- a CDS encoding phage holin family protein gives rise to the protein MSWESITSLIDPRLVIVVAACWVIGYMLKQTPIVPDWTIVYAVTAVAILCACLILGFHVESVLQGILCGAFSVYGSQLVKQTFIKRGK
- a CDS encoding NUDIX hydrolase — its product is MAEERFDIYDEQLNPLGTASRSETHALGYWHRSFHCWLTRREENRRFVRFQLRQAGKDTYPGYYDITAAGHLSAGETMQDAVREIEEELGVAARFEELIPLGEARKEMSGEVKGVPFIDREVSDVFALVCSLPLGDLKLQAEEVAAVFEADVELMIRLFEEELPELICEGVASTADGGLSKATRAVRAAEFVPREPSYYASIMRALRDCT
- the mscL gene encoding large conductance mechanosensitive channel protein MscL, with protein sequence MRKIIQEFKEFAIKGNVIDLAVGVIIGGAFGKIVTSLVNDIIMPPIGRMLGGADFKDLFINLGSDKPLPAGVTTHDIHTLTDATKYGVAVIAYGQFINVLLDFFIVAVCIFLLVKGINILRRMKPEEVAAPAEPTEKECPYCLSQIPIKATRCKHCTSVLEEGTATSS
- a CDS encoding sporulation protein — encoded protein: MFNRLLASIGIGSAKIDTLLEKSQYVPGEEVRGVVNIRGGNAPQNIDTIQMSVMTEYIRESNDNRFRQHGEIGRYDVSTPFTLEAGETKEVPFSFRLPYQTPLTIGRAPVWVKTELEVRGGVDPGDNDRIDVLPTSAINTVFHALDLLGFRLRQAECEYSPRHGGEMPFVQEFEFVPTGQFRGQLDELEVMFYSSDRELELLLQVDRRARGLGGLFAEALDLDETFVRCRFTEEQLQAGPAVIARQLSELIARTI